The Candidatus Tisiphia endosymbiont of Dascillus cervinus genome contains the following window.
ATAATCCCAGCATCAGCTGCAAACTTAACAGCTAAAGGATTAGCGGCCATAGAGGTAATAAACATAGCACTAGTTATCACATTTGATTGAAAGACTACTTTCATGAGAAATCCACCGTTTGAAACGGATGTTTTGTAATTTGTTTTATCAGAGTAAGCGGTGCAGAGTGACTGAGCGATAGGAAAAATTATCCCTCCTCCCCTAGCACATACACTAGGAATAAAAGGTGCAAGTATAAAATCAACAATTACTAGAGCATATGAAAGACCAAGGGTACTTTGTCCGACAAGTAGAATGATGTGATAAGCTATCCGTTCCCCACAGCCTGTTTTTATAAAACCCTGAGCAATAAAAAAAGCAAACAGCACCAGCCATATAATGCTATGACTAAACCCGGATAGACTTTGTTCTAAGGAAAGGGTTTGCGTCAGAATACAACAGAGTATGCTAAATAAGGCTATAGCACCCATAGGTAAAGGATTAAGAATTATAGCTGCAATAGTGGTAATAAATATAATAGAAAGATGCCACACCTTAACATCAAGTCCTTCAGGGGCCGGTATATACCATATTACACAAGCTAAAATAACAAGCATTAGAATAGGTAAATTTTTGTTCCAATTACACATATTAAGCATAATAAATTTATTTCAAGATCGAGTAAGGTGAGTGGGGTTTTCGTATCAATTGATAATGCGTGTAGTCCGCTCGCTAGTTCATCTGCTAAAAGATTGTGAATTATTTTATGCTGTTCTAGCAAACTTTTTCCTATAAAAACTGCTGTAAAAATTTTGATCTTAAGATGACTTTCAGTAATGCCACCATTATGGCTGGCATGTTTGTAACTTTCGTCAACTATTTCGCAATAATGTGGTTTTAACACATCTAGTTTTCTTTTTATTCTATTTATTTTGGTCATAGTTATATATATATAAAACTTTTACTTGTATCAAGTCTACTAGGATTTTAGTATTTAGCAAATATTATTATTTAGTTGGTTATGGCAAAATTAGATACAAAAATTAGAAATTTGCAATCTGAGCTTGATAAAGCCGGGCATGGGTATTGTATCTCTTTTAAGTTATTAAATTACGACGAATTGAATGCTATGATGGGAGGAGATATTTATATAATTGACAAATTTAATAAAATTATTTCTGAAGTTTGTAATAAATTAATTACTGCTCCTTCTATATCAGTTTATAAACAAATTGAGCATGATAGAATATTGTTGCTTTTACCCACACTAGACCAAAATCTAGTTAAGGAAGTTGTCCTAAAAATATATTTATTATCTCAACTTTATGTCGATGATCTATTACCTGCAGTTTATATGAATTGCAGTAGTGCTAGCATAGAGTTTCCCAAATTTACCAATAAAGCTGAAGAAGTATATAATCTATTAAATTGGCTAGGTTCTTATCAAGGTGACCAAAGTTATTATCGTGAGTATGATAAATATTATAATATAGAGTGTGTTAAAGAGTCTAATAAGCAGCTGAATCTCTTAAGAAAAGCTTTATTAAACAAAACAATGGTTTTTGCTTATCAGCCAGTTATTGACCGTAAAACAATGAAAATTCATTACTATGAATGTTTACTAAGGATTCCTGACACAAATAACAATCTATTTTCTGTAGGAGCAATAATTCTAGAAGCTGAAAAGAAAGGTTTAATTTTTATAATAGATCAAATAGTGCTAGAAATGGCAATCAAAGAACTAGACGCTAACCCTAGCTTAGTGCTTGCAGTTAACATTTCAAATATTGGTATATTAGATGCTTCTCTCCTAGAGATAGCAGAAAAACTATTACAAACATATGATGTTTCAGGAAGGTTAATTATTGAGATTACTGAGACTACCCTTAATCAACATTACCAACAAATAAAATCCTTTATGCACAGACTAAGAAAATACGGTTGTAAATTTGCTTTGGATGATTTTGGAGCTGGGTTTACTTCATTTAAACAATTACAAAATCTACCGATAGATATTATTAAAATTGATGGTAGTTACGTACGTAACATCACTAGCGATATACAAAGTCAAGATTTCATTAAACGATTAATTAAAATTTCTGAGAATTTAGGCGTTCAAACTGTAG
Protein-coding sequences here:
- a CDS encoding EAL domain-containing protein — protein: MAKLDTKIRNLQSELDKAGHGYCISFKLLNYDELNAMMGGDIYIIDKFNKIISEVCNKLITAPSISVYKQIEHDRILLLLPTLDQNLVKEVVLKIYLLSQLYVDDLLPAVYMNCSSASIEFPKFTNKAEEVYNLLNWLGSYQGDQSYYREYDKYYNIECVKESNKQLNLLRKALLNKTMVFAYQPVIDRKTMKIHYYECLLRIPDTNNNLFSVGAIILEAEKKGLIFIIDQIVLEMAIKELDANPSLVLAVNISNIGILDASLLEIAEKLLQTYDVSGRLIIEITETTLNQHYQQIKSFMHRLRKYGCKFALDDFGAGFTSFKQLQNLPIDIIKIDGSYVRNITSDIQSQDFIKRLIKISENLGVQTVAEFVENGEIANFLINLKVDNMQGDFFSPASVNRINNHQNDAPTTVES